One Phenylobacterium hankyongense DNA segment encodes these proteins:
- a CDS encoding GIN domain-containing protein has protein sequence MRLPIALLAAAASLAGGVAHAASVEMKDAVARVTVIPENRGDIKIEIISQNPSLPLKVRTQGDRTIIDGNRRFNKISGCRGAAGNASVHVAGLGEVGWRDIPQIVIRTPRDVNIDAGGAVFGSIGRAANVDLGNAGCGDWTVGNVEGRLRVSQAGSGNTRAGAASEAKLRVAGSGNLTTADVRGRLDVDVAGSGDVAVASVAGPLDVHIAGSGNVRVSGGHATAMSVSVAGSGDVNFGGVADNLKARIAGSGDVRARAVRGEVSKSVMGSGGVTIG, from the coding sequence ATGCGTCTTCCGATCGCTCTTCTGGCGGCCGCCGCCTCGCTTGCCGGCGGGGTCGCACACGCCGCCTCCGTGGAGATGAAGGACGCCGTCGCGCGGGTGACGGTGATCCCGGAGAACCGCGGCGACATCAAGATCGAGATCATCTCGCAGAACCCCAGCCTGCCGCTGAAGGTCCGCACCCAGGGCGACCGCACGATCATCGACGGCAACCGGCGCTTCAACAAGATCAGCGGCTGCCGCGGCGCGGCCGGCAACGCCAGCGTCCACGTCGCCGGCCTCGGCGAGGTCGGCTGGCGCGACATCCCGCAGATCGTCATCCGCACGCCGCGCGACGTGAACATCGACGCTGGCGGCGCGGTGTTCGGCTCGATCGGCCGGGCCGCCAATGTCGACCTCGGCAACGCCGGCTGCGGCGACTGGACGGTGGGCAATGTGGAAGGCCGCCTGCGGGTGAGCCAGGCCGGCTCCGGCAACACCCGGGCCGGCGCGGCCAGCGAGGCGAAGCTGCGGGTCGCCGGCTCCGGCAACCTCACCACCGCCGATGTGCGCGGCCGCCTGGACGTCGACGTGGCGGGCTCCGGCGACGTCGCCGTGGCCTCGGTCGCAGGACCGCTGGACGTCCACATCGCCGGCTCCGGCAACGTGCGGGTGAGCGGCGGGCACGCCACCGCCATGAGCGTCTCGGTGGCGGGCTCCGGCGACGTCAACTTCGGCGGCGTGGCGGACAATCTGAAGGCCCGTATCGCCGGCTCCGGCGACGTCCGCGCCCGCGCCGTGCGGGGCGAAGTCTCCAAGTCGGTGATGGGCTCGGGCGGGGTCACCATCGGCTGA